One Leptolyngbya sp. SIO1E4 genomic window, TTGGGGCAACAGGCCGGTGGTCACCCCTTCAATCTGTCGTAGGTGAACAGCCACTTCTCGGTAAACAGCTAGGGGTAAATGAGGACTATGGAGACGGTACTCAACCTGCTGTGGCCCGGCCCCATTAGGCCCTGTGTTAGACCCGTTATCAGCTTCAGGGGAAGCGTTCTTATTTGCTGTGGGATCAGCTTCAGGGGAAGCGTTCCTATTTGCTGTGGGATCAGCCATAACCCTCAGGAGTTTGTCCCGTTGTCGTCAACATTCGGCAGCGTGCAGCAGTTTACATCATTGATGCACACTTTGCCCCACTGTAAGGCCCACCTGACTAAAGCCACCCGATTGCCCGTGACTGTTTTTGTCAGGATATTGCTGATGTGATTATCCACAGTGCGCTTGCTAATTTCGAGCTGTTCAGAAATTTCTTGGTTGGTCAGACCAGCGGCAACCAACTCAACAATCTGTAACTCTCTCTCTGAGAGGGTGCCGTGGATATGAATGTTGGAGGACTCGCTGCCTGACATGGGTGGTTAAAAAATTCTGCGTTATGTATATATGCTTATTCAAGTGTACTGCTTAATTCCCAGCTCTAGGTCATAACCTGGGATTGTGGATGGGTAGGGGGGTAGGGAATTAGGGGGAATAGGGGATGAGGGGATAAGGAATGGGGGGAGGCTTCTGGACTTTTGAACGTTTCCTTTTGGGGCTTCGAACAGTTTCTACTGGGATGCCGTAAACCCCAGACCTCAATCGTTTTGCCCCCAGAGCCTAAACCCTATTACTTAAAAGATGAGCACTGATCGCTGTCGCACACGGGGTAAGACGATTCGTAGGTGCGATCGCGCTGGCCAAAGAGGGTATAGCGGTTGTCGCGAATGAAGGCGTAAATGCTGTCTCCGGCGGACTTGATGCCAGGCAGCGATCGGTAGGCGTTTACAAAAACGTGCCCCATTGGCAGCAATCGGCCGATTTCTTCTGCAGCATCACTGCCTTGCCAACGATGCTCAGGATGGGCTTGCTCTAACAGAATCATGCCTTGCTCGCAGTCTTCAGGGGTGATGCTCCATTCGGCCAGGCGGGTGTCATCCTGCATCGGCACATATTCAAATTGATGACCCTGGTCTAGCTGCTCTAACAGGCGCACCAGGGTAACGCACAGGTTGCAGGTGCCGTCATAAATGACTGTGTACATAACGTGCTCAAGAAACCTATAACGACGACATTTTCCAGGGTAATCGATGTCTCGCTCAGATGACGACAGGGCCGCTCCATACCCCCAGTTTTCTGCGTTATCGGAGCGGATTGTAGCTCGAAGATTAAGACCTGCCTTAACCTGCCCTTTACGCGTTCTCGGTAGGATGCCGCAGGGTGCTTTTAGGTCATTGACCTCATGTCTGAGGTGCGATGAACCATGTCTGAGGCGCGATGAACCTGCCACTAGCGATGTTGCTCCTTGTCATTTCAGAAGCCACCCTCTGCCTGTGAAAACTTGACTCGTATACAGTGAATGTCCGCTGAAGCACCTGTCAATAACCGTGAAACGCTCTGGCAGCCTAGCTACCAGCGTGCGAAAACGATACAGCTAGTGATCAAGAGTATCTCTGGCTTTTTTGCAGTGATTTCGATTGCAACCACAGCGGGAATCATTGGAACCTTAATTTTCGAGACGATGGAGTTCTTTCGAGAGGTTCCGTTTTGGCAATTCCTGACAGATACCCGGTGGACGCCTTTATTTAGCAGTAAACAGTTTGGCATTTTTGTCCTGATCAGTGCCACGCTGCTGACGTCGTCGATCGCGATTTTGGTTGCGGTTCCTTTAGGATTGTTGTCGGCTATTTTTCTCAGTGAATATGCGTCTTTAGGCGTGCGCAAAACCCTGAAGCCGATTCTGGAGATTTTGGCCGGGGTGCCGTCTGTCGTCTTTGGTTATTTTGCGCTGCTAACGGTCACGCCGTTTTTGCAGGGAGTGTTTGACTTCCTCAGAACGTCGGTGATGATTCCAGAATGGCTGAGTTTCTTGCCCTTCTCGGTTTACTATGAGCCCGACTATTTTCTAGAGCTGCCCATTCCTTTTCTGGAAGGGTTCAATGCGTTGAGTGCGGGCTTGGTATTGGGCATTAGCATCACGCCATTGGTGGCATCCCTGAGTGAAGATGCGATTTATTCAGTGCCTCAGAGTTTGCGTGATGGGGCCTATGCCCTGGGGGCGACCAAGCGTGAGACGGTCATCGCCGTGGTCTTACCGGCGGCCCTGTCAGGCATTGTGGCGTCTATTATTCTGGCGATTTCCCGTGCGATTGGGGAGACGATGATTGTGACCCTGGCGGCTGGGCAAAACCCGACTCTGGGGTTCAATCCTTTTGTGCCGGTGATGACGATGACGGCCTACATTGTGCAGGTCAGCCTGGGAGATACGGCTGTAGGCACGCTGGCTTACAAAACCATTTTTGCGGTTGGGATGACGCTGTTCTGTATGACGCTAATCCTCAATATCTTTAGCTTTTGGTTTGTCCGTCGCTTTCGAGAGAGGTATGAGTAATGACGCTGAAGCAGGTCACCGACTCAACCCACAGCCCTGCCTCAAACCCGGAGCCGTTTAGGGCCAACCTGCGCAGACGATACCGCATTGATCAGGTGTTCAAAGTGGCTACCTGCACGGCCACCATTATTGCGATCGCGGTGTTGACCTGGTTGCTCCTAGACGTCCTGATTCACGGCCTCCCCACCTTAAACTGGAATTTTTTGACCAGCTTTCCGTCTCGACGACCGGAGGATGCAGGCATTATCGCTGCGATCGCAGGCACGGCTTGGGTGATGGTGTTAGTGGCAATCTTTTCCTTTCCGATTGGGGTTGGCTCGGGCATCTTTCTCGAAGAGTTTGCTGAAGATAGCTGGTTTAGCCGCTTCATTGAGATTAATATTGGCAATCTTGCAGGCGTGCCTTCCATCATTTACGGCTTACTAGGGCTGGCGGCTTTTGTGCAGATTTTAGGGCCATTGACCGGGGGGCGCAGCGTTTTGTCGGGGGCGCTGACGTTAACCCTGTTAATTTTGCCTATCATCATCGTGGCCACCCGAGAGGCGTTGCGAGCAGTGCCTGATAGCATTCGCAATGCAGGGTATGCCCTGGGGGCAAATCGCTGGCAAGTTATCTGGAGCCATGCGTTACCGGCGGCTTTTCCAGGGGTGTTAACGGGGGTGATTTTGGCACTCTCTCGTGCCGTGGGGGAAACAGCGCCTCTGATCGCGATCGGAGCGTTGACTTTTGTGCCGTTTTTGCCCAGAAACCCCCGTGAGCCATTCACTGTGCTGCCTATTCAGGTTTATAACTGGGTCAGCCGTCCTCAAAGAGAGTTTCACGACATTGCTGCCTCTGGCATCATTGTTCTATTAATTGTTTTGCTTCTGATGAATTCCCTGGCCATTATTTTGCGAAATCGGTTCCAAAAAGCTCGCTAGGGCTACCTTTCTCTTCTTGTTTCCCGTCGTTTTTGATTTTTCCTGCTGTTGATTGTGGTCTCAAAATGGTTCAAGACACTTTAACCCAAGCAGCGTCTAATGTTGCCCTGAAAACAGAGAATTTATCGGTTTACTATGGCTCTACCCTAGCGGTACGAGAGGTTTATCTCGATATCCCGAACCATCAGATTGTGGCTTTAATTGGGCCGTCTGGATGTGGTAAGAGTACT contains:
- a CDS encoding response regulator transcription factor — protein: MSGSESSNIHIHGTLSERELQIVELVAAGLTNQEISEQLEISKRTVDNHISNILTKTVTGNRVALVRWALQWGKVCINDVNCCTLPNVDDNGTNS
- the pstC gene encoding phosphate ABC transporter permease subunit PstC; amino-acid sequence: MSAEAPVNNRETLWQPSYQRAKTIQLVIKSISGFFAVISIATTAGIIGTLIFETMEFFREVPFWQFLTDTRWTPLFSSKQFGIFVLISATLLTSSIAILVAVPLGLLSAIFLSEYASLGVRKTLKPILEILAGVPSVVFGYFALLTVTPFLQGVFDFLRTSVMIPEWLSFLPFSVYYEPDYFLELPIPFLEGFNALSAGLVLGISITPLVASLSEDAIYSVPQSLRDGAYALGATKRETVIAVVLPAALSGIVASIILAISRAIGETMIVTLAAGQNPTLGFNPFVPVMTMTAYIVQVSLGDTAVGTLAYKTIFAVGMTLFCMTLILNIFSFWFVRRFRERYE
- a CDS encoding DUF393 domain-containing protein gives rise to the protein MYTVIYDGTCNLCVTLVRLLEQLDQGHQFEYVPMQDDTRLAEWSITPEDCEQGMILLEQAHPEHRWQGSDAAEEIGRLLPMGHVFVNAYRSLPGIKSAGDSIYAFIRDNRYTLFGQRDRTYESSYPVCDSDQCSSFK
- the pstA gene encoding phosphate ABC transporter permease PstA, with amino-acid sequence MTLKQVTDSTHSPASNPEPFRANLRRRYRIDQVFKVATCTATIIAIAVLTWLLLDVLIHGLPTLNWNFLTSFPSRRPEDAGIIAAIAGTAWVMVLVAIFSFPIGVGSGIFLEEFAEDSWFSRFIEINIGNLAGVPSIIYGLLGLAAFVQILGPLTGGRSVLSGALTLTLLILPIIIVATREALRAVPDSIRNAGYALGANRWQVIWSHALPAAFPGVLTGVILALSRAVGETAPLIAIGALTFVPFLPRNPREPFTVLPIQVYNWVSRPQREFHDIAASGIIVLLIVLLLMNSLAIILRNRFQKAR